In Deltaproteobacteria bacterium, a single window of DNA contains:
- a CDS encoding ABC transporter ATP-binding protein: MENNTVVRTENLVKQYPIGGRKFTALDDINLIIKPGEFTGLVGPSGSGKTTLLNIIGALDNPTEGKAIVMGSNTSELTHKQSAKLRTEHLGFIFQTFNLLPVYTVFENVEFPLLLLDMTSSERRDAVTQAIEWVGLSDKIKSKPAQLSGGECQRVAIARAMVKKPKLVLADEPTANLDAANSHHILETMERLNKDLNTTFIFATHDEKVIGYLRRKITLVDGKVFNDSQMDPRPAK; encoded by the coding sequence ATGGAAAACAACACTGTGGTGAGAACGGAAAATCTGGTCAAGCAGTATCCAATCGGCGGCCGAAAATTTACCGCTTTAGATGATATTAACTTGATCATCAAACCCGGGGAATTTACCGGCCTCGTGGGACCCAGCGGGTCGGGCAAAACCACTCTGTTAAACATCATCGGTGCTCTGGATAATCCAACTGAAGGCAAAGCCATCGTAATGGGGAGCAATACCAGCGAGCTGACCCACAAGCAGTCGGCAAAGCTGAGAACCGAACACCTGGGATTTATCTTCCAGACCTTTAACCTGCTTCCGGTCTATACCGTTTTCGAAAACGTGGAGTTTCCCCTGCTTTTACTCGACATGACTTCCTCTGAACGAAGAGACGCGGTCACCCAGGCCATCGAATGGGTTGGGCTGTCCGATAAGATCAAGTCCAAACCGGCTCAGTTGTCTGGAGGCGAATGCCAGCGAGTGGCTATCGCCCGGGCCATGGTCAAGAAGCCCAAGCTGGTCCTGGCGGATGAACCCACAGCCAACCTGGACGCGGCCAATTCACACCACATACTGGAAACCATGGAGCGGCTGAATAAGGATCTGAACACCACCTTTATCTTCGCTACCCACGATGAGAAGGTTATCGGTTATTTGCGCCGGAAGATAACTTTAGTCGATGGGAAAGTTTTTAATGACAGCCAGATGGACCCTCGACCGGCGAAATAA
- a CDS encoding ATP-binding cassette domain-containing protein, with product MAEEILIIKNVVKSFNGQRVLDGVSLTVQEGEYVSLVGESTTGKTTLFKIIVGLIPPDSGQVILFGQNITAMNEFKKRNLLKNIEMQFQSGALFDSMTVRENIRFILDEETNLSHKEKDEIIERLLRGVNLWHAIDKYPYELSGGMQKRVAVARTLSTSPRLALFDEPAAGLDPVTSARIIKVIKALVAEHRMTIIVATTSVHMAQEFAKRFVLLRNGLIHTDGLWSELLVSGDDYTKKFLSRDLKL from the coding sequence ATGGCAGAGGAAATACTAATCATTAAAAATGTGGTCAAGTCCTTCAACGGACAGCGGGTCCTTGACGGCGTCTCTTTAACCGTTCAGGAGGGAGAGTATGTCAGTCTGGTCGGTGAGTCTACGACGGGCAAGACGACCCTTTTTAAAATTATTGTCGGCCTCATTCCCCCTGACAGCGGGCAGGTCATCCTTTTTGGCCAGAATATCACCGCGATGAATGAATTTAAAAAAAGAAACCTGCTCAAAAACATAGAGATGCAATTTCAATCCGGCGCCCTGTTCGATTCCATGACCGTTCGAGAAAATATCAGATTCATTCTGGACGAGGAAACAAATCTTTCTCACAAAGAGAAAGACGAGATTATCGAGCGGTTGCTCCGGGGTGTGAACTTATGGCACGCCATTGACAAATACCCTTATGAGCTTTCAGGTGGTATGCAAAAGAGGGTGGCTGTGGCTCGTACTCTCTCGACCTCTCCACGGCTGGCCCTGTTTGACGAGCCGGCGGCCGGGCTGGACCCTGTGACCTCGGCCCGTATTATCAAGGTTATAAAGGCTCTGGTAGCTGAACACCGAATGACAATCATCGTTGCCACGACCAGCGTTCATATGGCTCAAGAATTTGCCAAGCGTTTCGTTTTGCTTAGAAACGGTCTTATTCACACCGACGGCCTATGGTCCGAACTCCTGGTAAGTGGCGACGATTATACTAAAAAATTCCTCAGCCGGGATCTGAAGCTTTAA
- a CDS encoding ABC transporter permease: protein MLIPKLAFRNIAGAGVRTWLNVFVLSIAFVTIIWVQGLIEGMGKFAMDDMIDKEMGGGQFWHRVYDPYDPLTVEDAHARPSPQLAELVSRHQAEPILITTGAIFPDGRAQNLLIKGINPKQEIINLPTSVLEGSDPGIIPALIGTRMAKQTGLNKGDYVTMRWRDIHGTFDAMDIQIVEIMNVTVPSVDNGQVWIPIENLRKMLQSSPDEATLFVLAKDIDIETIPQESGEWIYRDLDYLLSDILELIKTKSASTTILYALLLGMALLAIFDTQVLAIFRRRKEMGTLMALGMTRGRIISLFTLEGAMHGMLALLVGAVYGVPLLYLTAKKGIPLPEAMSDFGVAISSTLYPSYGAKLLFGTILLILITVTIVSMIPTHKLVKLKPTDALRGKLS, encoded by the coding sequence ATGCTGATACCTAAATTAGCTTTTCGAAACATCGCGGGCGCTGGTGTGAGAACCTGGCTGAATGTCTTCGTGCTGTCCATCGCCTTTGTCACCATTATCTGGGTACAGGGGTTGATCGAAGGCATGGGCAAATTCGCCATGGACGATATGATTGACAAGGAGATGGGCGGCGGACAGTTCTGGCATCGAGTCTATGATCCATATGATCCTTTGACCGTGGAGGACGCGCACGCCCGGCCTTCACCCCAACTGGCCGAACTGGTTTCCAGACACCAGGCCGAACCCATCCTCATAACCACAGGGGCCATCTTCCCGGACGGCCGGGCACAAAACCTGCTCATAAAGGGGATCAACCCTAAGCAGGAGATTATCAATCTGCCGACATCGGTCCTGGAAGGCAGTGATCCAGGCATCATTCCCGCGCTGATAGGGACCCGTATGGCCAAGCAGACAGGGCTTAATAAAGGTGATTATGTCACCATGCGCTGGCGTGATATTCACGGTACCTTTGACGCCATGGATATTCAGATTGTTGAAATCATGAACGTAACCGTGCCTTCGGTAGACAACGGCCAGGTCTGGATACCTATCGAAAACTTGAGAAAGATGCTTCAGTCTTCACCTGACGAGGCCACTCTGTTTGTTTTAGCCAAAGACATAGACATAGAAACTATTCCTCAGGAATCCGGGGAATGGATATACCGCGATCTGGATTACCTGCTAAGCGACATTCTGGAACTCATTAAAACCAAATCAGCCTCAACCACCATCCTGTACGCCCTTCTCCTGGGTATGGCCCTGCTGGCCATATTCGACACCCAGGTCCTGGCTATATTCCGGAGACGCAAGGAAATGGGCACACTCATGGCCCTGGGTATGACCAGAGGCAGGATCATCAGCCTTTTCACCCTCGAAGGGGCCATGCACGGTATGCTGGCCCTTCTGGTGGGCGCGGTTTACGGCGTTCCTCTCCTTTATTTGACCGCGAAAAAAGGTATCCCGCTCCCTGAGGCCATGAGTGATTTTGGAGTGGCCATATCCAGCACACTCTATCCGAGTTATGGGGCCAAACTACTATTTGGAACTATTCTGCTAATCTTAATCACAGTAACCATTGTCAGTATGATACCCACCCATAAACTTGTAAAACTCAAACCAACCGACGCGCTGAGGGGGAAATTATCATGA
- a CDS encoding zinc-binding dehydrogenase has protein sequence MKAAVYYGVQDVKTEEVEKPVIGDNEILIKVKACGICGSDLHMYKLGLFADMLCRPLDKGGIPGHEFSGDVVEVGSQVQGIEIGDRVGTFSRGGMAEYTPVTVFPGLNVFKLPPEVSYEEAATLEPLANSLHAMLKANPASGENAVIFGAGIIGLGVIQCLKALEVGLNRLIMVDVSKHRLEFAKRLGADEVINAAEEDTVQKVTELIGSAPLMFYSAVTAPLVDIVYDCVGYIKERPEPPVIQQAMDLARDFTGRIVAHGIFEENVSLNLLPMVAKQINILGSFGLLPPEVEQALELMRTKKVDRQGLISHEFPLDQAGEAFEIQCQVEESVKVLLKP, from the coding sequence ATGAAAGCAGCTGTTTATTACGGAGTACAGGACGTTAAAACGGAGGAGGTGGAAAAACCTGTCATCGGGGATAATGAAATCCTGATCAAGGTCAAGGCCTGCGGTATCTGCGGCTCGGACCTGCACATGTACAAATTGGGCCTGTTTGCCGATATGCTCTGCCGCCCATTGGACAAGGGCGGAATACCCGGACATGAATTCAGCGGCGATGTGGTCGAGGTCGGGAGCCAGGTGCAGGGCATCGAAATCGGAGACCGCGTGGGGACCTTCTCCCGAGGAGGCATGGCCGAGTACACCCCGGTTACTGTTTTCCCGGGCTTAAACGTCTTCAAGCTGCCTCCGGAAGTCAGCTATGAGGAGGCGGCCACCCTGGAACCCCTGGCAAATTCTCTGCACGCTATGCTAAAGGCCAACCCGGCCAGCGGAGAAAACGCTGTTATTTTCGGAGCGGGAATCATCGGGCTGGGCGTTATTCAATGCTTGAAAGCCCTGGAGGTTGGCCTGAACAGGCTCATCATGGTGGATGTGTCGAAACACCGCCTTGAATTTGCCAAACGGCTGGGCGCTGATGAGGTTATCAATGCGGCCGAGGAGGACACGGTGCAAAAGGTCACGGAGTTGATCGGCTCAGCGCCGCTCATGTTTTATTCAGCCGTGACCGCGCCCCTGGTTGATATTGTGTATGACTGCGTCGGATACATCAAGGAGCGCCCGGAACCTCCGGTCATCCAGCAGGCCATGGATCTGGCCCGTGATTTTACCGGCCGCATCGTGGCTCACGGGATCTTCGAGGAAAACGTGTCTTTGAACCTCCTGCCCATGGTGGCGAAGCAGATTAACATCCTCGGGTCATTCGGTCTTTTACCCCCAGAGGTGGAACAGGCCTTAGAATTGATGAGGACCAAGAAGGTTGATCGCCAGGGGCTTATCAGCCATGAGTTTCCCCTGGATCAGGCCGGGGAGGCCTTTGAAATACAGTGCCAGGTGGAGGAGTCCGTGAAGGTACTGCTTAAACCTTAA
- a CDS encoding outer membrane lipoprotein-sorting protein: MKKIVLILALFLLAFGSAVQAQTAEEVLRKVDENMVLDQAISVTEMTIHGRSGTRTIRARTWIKGRDQAFVEYLSPARERGKKMLKIGNKIWNYTPEPNDRIIAISGHLLKQSVMGSDLSYEDITENEGLYEKYQAEMTGRESIFGRDCLVLSLTAKTTDVTYHSRKIWVDAERWLPLKEERFARSGRLLKKTEITEVFQVEGRWYPKKMKFKDMLSKGKGTEYIIESIDFNVKIPDHKMTKAALRK; encoded by the coding sequence ATGAAAAAGATAGTACTGATACTAGCCCTGTTTTTGCTGGCCTTCGGCTCGGCGGTTCAGGCTCAGACCGCGGAAGAGGTTCTGCGGAAAGTTGACGAGAACATGGTCCTGGATCAGGCCATTAGTGTGACCGAAATGACCATCCACGGCCGCAGCGGCACCCGGACCATCAGGGCCAGAACGTGGATAAAAGGTCGAGACCAGGCCTTTGTCGAGTATTTATCCCCGGCTCGGGAAAGAGGGAAAAAAATGCTCAAAATTGGAAATAAAATCTGGAATTACACCCCGGAACCAAATGACCGCATCATCGCCATTTCCGGCCATCTCCTCAAACAATCGGTCATGGGCTCAGACCTTTCTTACGAGGACATAACTGAAAATGAAGGATTATATGAAAAGTATCAGGCCGAAATGACAGGCCGGGAAAGCATATTCGGTCGGGACTGCCTGGTATTGAGCCTGACGGCTAAAACGACAGATGTCACTTACCATTCACGAAAAATATGGGTTGACGCCGAGAGATGGCTGCCGCTCAAAGAGGAACGGTTCGCCCGTTCCGGCCGGTTGCTGAAAAAGACGGAAATAACGGAAGTATTTCAGGTCGAAGGCCGCTGGTACCCGAAAAAGATGAAGTTCAAAGACATGCTTTCCAAAGGCAAAGGCACGGAATATATAATCGAATCTATTGATTTTAATGTGAAAATACCTGATCACAAGATGACCAAAGCCGCGTTGCGGAAATAA
- a CDS encoding TIGR03960 family B12-binding radical SAM protein, producing MIERLDKVTRPGRYLGGEVNAVVKDESDVDLNIALAFPEIYEIGMSHLGLKILYGMINEHPRFWAERIMAPWIDREDELRRQKRPLTSLESGRPLAEFDLIGFSLQYELTYTNVLNMLDLAGLPLLARERGSEAPLVVGGGPCAFNPEPVADFFDFFYLGDAEAGFMEILDQLARWKSAGGSKLELLISLAGQPGVYVPSFFEPVYDSRGCLIEVKPLRSGYEQVSRAIVPDLDSAYFPEQPVVPLTKPVHDRLTLEIARGCTQGCRFCQAGFLYRPVRERSPRRILELAASSLAATGWNEASLLSLSAGDYTCLPQLMTAFMDAHAANNVALSLPSLRVKSLTPELMRQIKRVRKTGFTIAPEAGTQRLRNVINKNLNDDDLITAAQEAFRLGWRLIKLYFMVGLPTETKEDVEAISNLARRVRSDSRGQVNVSFATFIPKAHTPFQWESMLDLGAMQARLDMLRRRLKGPGLRLKWNQPASSLLEGILARGDRRLGAVLQMVQARGARFEGWTEQLNLNLWHAALAEAGLDPGAYLRAREMEEVLPWSHLNCGTAVEYLKAEREKAFQGRMTEDCREGESACGQCGVCDFVKVKPRLCGPDQDIPVIVRTPPARGPIKRLWINYAREGPARFLSHLETVDVFVRGLRRSGLNLKMSQGFHPMPRLHFATPLPVGLASLDEYAEAEFINPPEMDRIRELLSGALLRGFTLLRVMNAPSHGTRLRARGARYKATAVKDLFNPETPDRIARQDRIMVTKKGKKGPREVDLKPLLGGLRVLTERQIEITLFIGAGASVRVDKAVEVLFELTPADVDQIEFLKIETLLS from the coding sequence ATGATCGAGAGGTTGGATAAGGTCACACGACCTGGGCGCTACCTCGGCGGCGAGGTTAACGCCGTTGTGAAGGATGAGTCCGACGTGGACCTGAATATCGCTCTGGCCTTCCCTGAAATTTACGAAATCGGGATGAGCCATCTCGGGCTTAAAATCCTCTATGGCATGATTAATGAACACCCGAGGTTTTGGGCCGAGCGGATTATGGCTCCCTGGATTGATAGGGAGGATGAGCTCAGGCGGCAGAAACGTCCCCTCACCAGCCTGGAATCCGGCCGACCTCTGGCCGAATTCGATCTGATCGGATTTTCTCTCCAGTATGAACTCACCTATACCAACGTCCTGAACATGCTAGACCTGGCCGGTCTGCCTTTACTGGCCCGGGAGCGGGGATCGGAAGCGCCTTTGGTTGTCGGTGGCGGGCCGTGCGCTTTTAACCCGGAGCCTGTGGCTGACTTTTTTGACTTTTTTTATCTGGGCGACGCTGAAGCCGGTTTCATGGAAATATTAGACCAGCTAGCCAGGTGGAAGTCAGCCGGGGGTTCCAAGCTAGAGCTATTGATCAGCCTGGCCGGCCAGCCAGGCGTTTACGTGCCTTCCTTTTTTGAACCGGTTTACGACTCCCGGGGCTGCTTGATCGAAGTTAAACCGCTTCGATCAGGCTACGAACAGGTCAGCCGGGCCATTGTTCCGGATCTCGATTCGGCCTACTTTCCAGAACAGCCTGTGGTGCCCCTGACCAAGCCGGTGCATGATCGTTTGACCCTGGAAATCGCGCGCGGCTGTACTCAGGGCTGCCGCTTCTGCCAGGCCGGATTCCTTTATCGCCCTGTCCGGGAACGAAGTCCAAGGCGTATTCTGGAGCTGGCCGCTTCGAGTCTGGCTGCGACCGGATGGAATGAAGCCTCCCTTCTTTCTCTTTCGGCCGGGGATTATACCTGCCTGCCTCAGTTAATGACCGCTTTTATGGATGCTCACGCGGCAAATAACGTCGCTCTTTCTCTGCCCAGCCTCAGAGTCAAAAGCCTGACCCCTGAACTGATGCGCCAGATCAAACGGGTCCGGAAAACCGGCTTCACCATAGCGCCTGAAGCCGGGACACAACGCCTCAGAAATGTGATCAACAAGAACCTGAATGACGATGATCTAATCACTGCCGCCCAGGAGGCCTTTCGACTGGGCTGGCGCCTGATCAAGCTTTATTTCATGGTCGGTTTGCCTACCGAAACTAAGGAGGATGTAGAGGCTATCAGTAACCTGGCGCGGCGAGTCAGGTCAGATTCCAGAGGCCAGGTAAATGTCAGCTTTGCCACCTTTATTCCCAAGGCCCATACGCCGTTTCAGTGGGAGTCCATGCTGGACCTCGGTGCGATGCAGGCCCGGCTGGACATGCTCCGCCGCCGACTCAAGGGACCGGGATTAAGGCTCAAATGGAACCAGCCTGCTTCGAGTCTCTTGGAAGGCATCCTGGCTCGAGGAGACCGCCGCCTGGGGGCGGTGCTGCAAATGGTGCAGGCCAGGGGAGCCCGCTTTGAAGGGTGGACTGAACAGCTTAACCTGAATCTCTGGCATGCGGCCTTGGCCGAAGCCGGTTTGGACCCGGGAGCCTACCTCCGGGCCAGAGAGATGGAGGAGGTTTTACCCTGGTCCCATCTCAATTGCGGAACGGCAGTGGAATACCTGAAGGCCGAGCGGGAGAAGGCCTTTCAGGGCCGGATGACGGAAGACTGCCGTGAGGGCGAAAGTGCCTGCGGCCAGTGCGGGGTCTGTGACTTTGTCAAAGTCAAGCCGCGTCTTTGCGGCCCGGATCAGGATATTCCCGTGATCGTTAGAACCCCCCCGGCCAGGGGTCCGATAAAACGGCTTTGGATCAATTACGCTCGGGAGGGTCCGGCCCGTTTTTTAAGTCACCTGGAAACAGTGGATGTTTTTGTTCGGGGCCTTCGGCGGAGCGGCCTTAATCTTAAGATGAGTCAGGGGTTCCATCCCATGCCGCGGCTTCATTTTGCCACACCCCTCCCGGTTGGGCTGGCCAGTCTGGATGAATACGCGGAGGCGGAATTCATCAATCCGCCGGAGATGGATAGAATTCGGGAGCTTCTATCCGGCGCGCTTCTGCGTGGCTTCACGCTTTTAAGGGTTATGAACGCGCCCAGTCATGGGACGAGGCTCAGAGCCAGGGGAGCACGCTATAAGGCCACGGCCGTAAAAGACCTTTTTAATCCCGAGACTCCGGATCGAATCGCCAGGCAGGATAGGATCATGGTGACGAAAAAAGGGAAGAAAGGACCCAGGGAGGTGGACCTCAAACCACTGCTCGGGGGATTAAGGGTCTTGACGGAGCGTCAGATTGAAATTACTCTGTTTATTGGGGCCGGGGCCTCGGTGCGGGTTGATAAGGCGGTTGAAGTGCTGTTCGAACTTACCCCGGCTGATGTTGATCAGATCGAGTTCCTTAAAATAGAAACCTTACTATCATAA
- a CDS encoding Rne/Rng family ribonuclease, with translation MNNELIINVRSYETRIALVENGTVVEFYLERPSTEGIAGNIYKGKIIRVLPGMQSAFVDIGQERAAFLYVGDVYDQEREFEQMLTTMEREGNSLSEVSPDLEKTRKIANDRFQIEDLLHEGQEIIVQVSKEPIGNKGARVTSYVTLPGRHLVFMPTIKHIGISRRIADEEERQRLKHIIEDLNVAENGFIARTASEGVSMDRIKPEMEFLIKLWNRIQEQAKHAQIPSLLHQDLDAPLRAVRDLFTQEVDRLVVDSESEYNKILKFIDTFSPHLKSSVELYRGPGPICDYYDLETEINRALARKVWLKSGGYIVIEETEALVTIDVNTGRYVGKHNLEETIIKTNLDAVKEIAYQLRLRNIGGLIVIDFIDMEREANREKVRTALIDILRRDKAKTNVLKMSELGLIEMTRQRTRDSIGRVLSEPCFYCQGEGCLLSETSICYEAFRDLEREAVQSSAISMTLTVNPKIKERLLDEEQHSLNELELRLGKHITVREDPSLHLENYRVETG, from the coding sequence ATGAATAATGAATTAATCATCAACGTCCGGTCCTATGAAACCCGGATCGCACTGGTTGAAAACGGGACCGTGGTCGAATTTTACCTGGAGCGCCCATCCACGGAAGGTATTGCTGGTAACATATACAAAGGTAAAATCATCCGTGTCCTGCCAGGTATGCAATCCGCTTTTGTGGATATTGGTCAGGAACGCGCCGCATTCCTATACGTGGGCGACGTTTATGACCAGGAAAGAGAGTTTGAGCAGATGCTTACCACGATGGAGCGGGAAGGAAACAGCCTCTCAGAAGTAAGTCCTGACCTCGAAAAAACCCGGAAAATAGCTAATGACCGCTTCCAGATCGAGGACCTTTTACACGAAGGTCAGGAGATCATCGTCCAGGTTTCCAAGGAACCGATAGGCAACAAAGGAGCCAGAGTAACCTCTTACGTCACCTTGCCCGGCCGCCACCTGGTGTTTATGCCGACCATAAAGCATATTGGAATTTCGCGGCGTATCGCGGATGAAGAGGAACGTCAGAGGCTGAAGCATATTATCGAAGATCTCAATGTTGCGGAAAATGGTTTTATCGCTCGTACCGCCAGTGAAGGTGTCTCGATGGATAGAATCAAACCAGAAATGGAGTTCCTGATCAAACTCTGGAACCGTATTCAAGAACAGGCCAAACACGCCCAAATTCCCAGCCTCCTCCATCAGGACCTTGACGCCCCTCTCCGCGCGGTTCGGGATCTGTTTACCCAGGAGGTGGACCGCCTGGTGGTGGACTCTGAAAGCGAGTATAATAAAATTCTCAAGTTCATTGATACCTTTTCACCCCACCTGAAATCATCAGTCGAACTTTACCGGGGCCCAGGACCCATCTGTGATTATTACGACCTGGAAACCGAAATCAACCGCGCCTTGGCCCGAAAGGTCTGGCTCAAGTCCGGAGGCTACATTGTGATCGAAGAGACCGAAGCCCTGGTGACCATTGACGTGAACACCGGCCGTTATGTGGGCAAACATAATCTGGAGGAGACCATCATCAAGACCAACCTCGATGCGGTCAAGGAAATCGCATACCAGCTGCGCCTGCGAAATATCGGTGGATTGATCGTTATTGACTTCATTGACATGGAACGCGAGGCCAACCGGGAGAAGGTCCGCACGGCCCTCATTGACATCCTGCGCCGGGATAAGGCCAAAACCAATGTTTTGAAGATGTCTGAGCTGGGTCTGATCGAAATGACGCGCCAGCGCACCCGGGACAGCATCGGCCGCGTCCTGAGCGAGCCGTGCTTCTACTGCCAGGGGGAAGGGTGCCTTCTTTCCGAGACCTCGATCTGCTACGAGGCCTTTCGCGATCTGGAGCGAGAAGCCGTACAATCTTCCGCCATTTCGATGACCCTGACGGTGAACCCCAAAATCAAGGAACGGCTGCTTGATGAGGAGCAGCATTCCTTGAACGAGCTGGAACTGAGGCTGGGCAAACACATCACCGTCCGGGAGGACCCCAGCCTGCACCTGGAGAATTATCGCGTCGAGACTGGTTGA
- a CDS encoding FtsX-like permease family protein, with the protein MTWFLLKGLLRDRHRSLFPILVVIGGVAVTILLFCFMLGYADDIAITSANLDTGHVKVMTQAYSEIASQVPNDLAITGAGALVKELKTGYPNMDWAVRIKFGGLLDFPDEKGETKAQGPVFGLALDLISPDSPERRRLNLERALAKGRLPQSAGEVLISDKFAQNLGIKIGEMATLISSTVNGSMAIQNFTVVGTINFGVGPMDRNAMLADLSDIQYTLDMEDSAGEILGFFKNQVFQRVEADEAVKRFNTTHTKEDPLTPIMLSLRDQNGLGELLDLMGIEVAIIVIGFIFVMSIVLWNTGLMSGLRRYGEVGVRLAFGESKRHVYWSLVYESFLIGIIGSIIGTAFGLGFSFYLQEYGLDFSNMTQGSNMLMSNVMKAKIVPASYAIGFIPGLGATVIGTLIAGIGIFKRQTSQLFKELET; encoded by the coding sequence ATGACCTGGTTTTTGCTGAAAGGCTTACTGAGAGACCGGCACCGGAGCCTCTTCCCCATACTGGTCGTTATTGGGGGAGTGGCTGTTACCATACTATTATTTTGTTTCATGCTTGGTTATGCCGATGATATAGCCATTACCAGCGCCAACCTGGATACCGGCCACGTCAAAGTGATGACCCAAGCCTACTCTGAGATTGCCAGCCAGGTGCCGAATGACCTGGCAATTACAGGTGCCGGCGCCCTGGTAAAAGAGCTGAAAACCGGTTACCCAAACATGGATTGGGCGGTAAGAATCAAGTTTGGCGGTTTGCTGGATTTTCCGGATGAAAAAGGGGAAACAAAGGCTCAGGGTCCGGTATTCGGCCTGGCTCTGGATTTAATCTCTCCTGATTCACCGGAACGCCGGCGGCTCAACCTGGAACGAGCTCTAGCCAAGGGACGTTTGCCTCAATCCGCGGGTGAGGTTCTGATCAGTGACAAATTCGCGCAAAATCTGGGTATAAAAATCGGGGAGATGGCCACCCTTATAAGCTCCACGGTAAACGGTAGTATGGCCATCCAGAATTTCACCGTGGTGGGTACCATCAATTTCGGGGTCGGTCCCATGGACCGAAACGCCATGCTGGCTGATCTGTCAGATATCCAATATACGCTGGACATGGAAGACAGCGCCGGTGAGATCCTGGGGTTTTTTAAGAATCAGGTGTTTCAACGGGTCGAGGCGGATGAGGCTGTCAAACGTTTTAACACAACCCATACAAAAGAAGATCCGCTTACACCGATCATGCTTTCCCTCCGGGATCAGAACGGCCTCGGGGAATTATTGGACCTGATGGGCATCGAAGTAGCTATCATTGTCATCGGTTTTATATTTGTGATGTCAATTGTCCTCTGGAATACCGGATTGATGTCGGGTTTGAGACGTTATGGTGAGGTCGGAGTGAGACTGGCCTTCGGGGAATCCAAGCGCCACGTTTACTGGTCTCTGGTGTATGAATCATTTTTGATCGGTATTATTGGCTCGATCATCGGAACCGCTTTTGGATTGGGTTTCTCATTCTACCTTCAGGAATACGGCCTTGATTTTTCAAATATGACCCAAGGCTCAAACATGCTCATGTCCAATGTAATGAAGGCCAAAATCGTACCGGCCAGCTATGCGATCGGTTTTATTCCCGGTCTGGGTGCGACCGTTATCGGTACCCTGATCGCCGGTATCGGAATATTCAAACGGCAGACATCGCAGCTTTTTAAGGAGTTGGAAACATGA